The following proteins are co-located in the Halococcus salsus genome:
- a CDS encoding RNA-binding protein, whose translation MEVRSRHHLRSDAVATIEDALAEGLGVDLDGDTYERVEFADSDRDLVLVDGDPLVCYFDDDPFVTVRGANAHPPEKHVVTVDSGAISFVSNGADVMRPGITEADPDISAGDLVVIAEESHGKVLAVGRATAAGDEMVGDSGKVVDSLHHVGDDLYGFSI comes from the coding sequence ATGGAAGTCAGGTCCCGCCACCACCTCCGGAGCGATGCCGTGGCCACGATCGAGGACGCGCTCGCCGAGGGCTTGGGCGTCGACCTCGATGGCGACACCTACGAACGCGTCGAGTTCGCCGACTCGGACCGCGACCTCGTGCTGGTCGACGGCGACCCGCTGGTCTGTTACTTCGACGACGACCCCTTCGTGACCGTGCGCGGCGCGAACGCCCATCCACCCGAAAAACACGTCGTCACCGTCGATTCGGGGGCGATTTCGTTCGTCTCCAACGGTGCGGACGTGATGCGCCCCGGCATCACCGAGGCCGACCCCGATATCTCGGCCGGTGACCTCGTCGTGATCGCCGAGGAGTCACACGGGAAGGTCCTCGCGGTCGGCCGCGCGACCGCCGCGGGCGACGAGATGGTCGGCGACTCGGGGAAGGTCGTCGACTCGCTCCACCACGTCGGCGACGACCTCTATGGCTTCTCGATCTGA
- a CDS encoding cupin domain-containing protein, with protein MSYHVIDPADLDPTPDRDADRRAVGEAAGLENVALNVYTAEPGETVPLKYHYHDEQEEAFVVLDGTLHVETPEREYTATTGEVFVAEPESPHRAFVPADADASVRVVAVGAPAVDDAHAYEADG; from the coding sequence GTGAGCTACCACGTCATCGATCCAGCGGATCTGGACCCCACCCCGGACCGCGACGCCGACCGCCGAGCGGTAGGGGAAGCGGCTGGCCTCGAGAACGTCGCGCTGAACGTCTACACGGCCGAACCGGGCGAGACGGTGCCCCTGAAGTACCACTACCACGACGAGCAGGAGGAGGCGTTCGTGGTGCTCGACGGGACCCTCCACGTCGAGACGCCCGAGCGCGAGTACACCGCCACGACGGGCGAGGTGTTCGTCGCCGAACCCGAGAGCCCCCACCGGGCGTTCGTGCCCGCGGACGCCGACGCGAGCGTTCGGGTAGTCGCGGTCGGCGCGCCCGCGGTCGACGACGCCCACGCCTACGAGGCCGATGGCTGA
- a CDS encoding DUF5615 family PIN-like protein has protein sequence MTLRLLCDENIERELFDALTPEFETIWVVTKDDLERGTDDPVLWTYAAQRGYTILTNDDDFVTGAAEVGSAHPDVIHLTEIMPTGDVVRTLRRISQFTSTDELVGQTVYVPGDWL, from the coding sequence ATGACGCTCCGGTTGCTGTGTGATGAGAACATCGAACGAGAGCTGTTCGATGCACTCACGCCGGAGTTCGAGACCATCTGGGTCGTCACGAAAGATGATCTCGAACGCGGAACGGATGACCCGGTTCTGTGGACCTACGCGGCACAGCGTGGTTATACGATACTGACGAACGACGACGACTTCGTGACGGGAGCAGCCGAGGTCGGTTCGGCTCATCCTGACGTGATCCATCTGACCGAAATCATGCCAACGGGCGACGTCGTTCGGACGTTACGCAGGATCAGCCAGTTCACATCCACGGACGAACTCGTGGGTCAGACGGTGTACGTCCCCGGCGACTGGCTCTGA
- a CDS encoding SDR family NAD(P)-dependent oxidoreductase: protein MRFDEKTVFVTGAGAGIGRATAERCAEEGATVVVTDVDREGGEGTVERIAESGGEATFHELDVSDADAFEDCVDTVVDEHGLDVVVNNAGIGHPPAVVEETDEAVFEHVLDVNLRGVWNGCHAALPVLKAQGSGAIVNVGSLASLLGLPKQSVYSLTKGAVLNFTRAVAAEAGPHGVRANAVCPGFTDTQLGQQYFQSQGDPEKAIERMTAQYPLRRLGEPEEIAGCIAFLASEDASYVTGQGLVVDGGYSAW, encoded by the coding sequence ATGCGATTCGATGAGAAGACGGTGTTCGTCACGGGTGCTGGCGCGGGGATCGGGCGGGCGACCGCCGAGCGGTGTGCCGAGGAGGGCGCGACGGTCGTCGTAACGGACGTCGACCGGGAGGGCGGTGAGGGAACCGTCGAGCGGATCGCCGAATCCGGCGGCGAGGCGACCTTCCACGAACTCGACGTGAGCGACGCCGACGCGTTCGAGGACTGTGTCGACACCGTCGTCGACGAGCACGGCCTCGACGTCGTGGTCAACAACGCCGGCATCGGCCACCCGCCGGCGGTGGTCGAGGAGACCGACGAAGCGGTCTTCGAGCACGTCCTCGACGTCAACCTCCGGGGGGTGTGGAACGGCTGTCACGCCGCGCTACCAGTCCTAAAAGCCCAGGGTTCGGGCGCGATCGTCAACGTGGGTTCGCTCGCGAGCCTGCTCGGCCTCCCGAAGCAGTCGGTCTACTCGCTCACAAAAGGGGCGGTGCTGAACTTCACACGGGCCGTGGCGGCCGAGGCAGGTCCGCACGGCGTGCGCGCGAACGCGGTCTGTCCGGGCTTCACTGACACCCAACTCGGCCAGCAGTACTTCCAGTCACAGGGCGACCCCGAGAAGGCGATCGAGCGGATGACCGCCCAGTACCCGCTCCGACGCCTCGGCGAACCCGAGGAGATAGCGGGCTGCATCGCGTTCCTCGCGAGCGAGGACGCCTCCTACGTCACCGGTCAGGGGCTCGTCGTCGACGGCGGCTACTCGGCGTGGTGA
- a CDS encoding RNB domain-containing ribonuclease, whose amino-acid sequence MSDNAAAGTIEAQGPVEIDEELARHIENKREELCEKFGINDEFPQTVLDEAEERTGDTEADIADELDHREDLRDLTTWTTDPVDARDFDDALSIEKRDDEYVLWVHIADVTHYVDPESEMWAEAVRRANTVYLPDHTIHMLPAELAETVCSLVPDEDRLAHTVEMHLDRETLSYETIDIYKSVIRSDARLTYTEAEERLDDPESDLHEESTLVFELADQLHEQRKADGSLVLNPRRDRAHTIIEECMLKANKAVTHELMWNRGVEAMYRVHPQPSPEQWDEALQEIQDLDGVSIPGDAWGEDPRIAVNATLEDAPERQLGKIQFAVMKVMPRARYMNDPFGGHHALNFDIYGHFTSPIRRLSDLVNHWIVHENDVPEDLLGLCDHASDQQQAAEKCEREYKQFLEEVGLDADAVNNRGIEVVEE is encoded by the coding sequence ATGAGCGACAACGCCGCCGCCGGAACCATCGAGGCCCAAGGCCCGGTCGAGATCGACGAGGAACTCGCCCGACACATCGAGAACAAACGCGAGGAGCTCTGCGAGAAGTTCGGGATCAACGACGAGTTCCCGCAAACCGTGCTCGACGAGGCCGAGGAACGAACCGGGGACACCGAGGCCGACATCGCCGACGAACTCGACCACCGCGAGGACCTGCGGGATCTCACGACCTGGACCACCGACCCCGTCGATGCCCGGGACTTCGACGACGCGCTGAGCATCGAAAAGCGGGACGACGAGTACGTGCTCTGGGTCCACATCGCCGACGTCACTCATTACGTGGACCCCGAGAGCGAGATGTGGGCCGAGGCGGTCCGGCGGGCCAACACGGTGTACCTCCCCGACCACACCATCCACATGCTGCCGGCCGAACTCGCCGAAACCGTCTGTTCGCTGGTGCCCGACGAGGATCGGCTCGCCCATACCGTCGAGATGCACCTCGACCGCGAGACGCTCTCCTACGAAACCATCGACATCTACAAGTCAGTGATCCGGAGCGACGCGCGCCTGACCTACACCGAGGCCGAGGAGCGCCTCGACGACCCCGAGAGCGACCTCCACGAGGAGAGTACTCTGGTCTTCGAACTCGCCGACCAGCTCCACGAGCAGCGGAAGGCCGACGGTTCGCTGGTGCTCAATCCCCGACGCGACCGCGCGCACACCATCATCGAGGAGTGCATGCTGAAGGCCAACAAGGCCGTGACGCACGAGCTGATGTGGAATCGGGGTGTCGAGGCGATGTATCGCGTCCACCCCCAGCCCTCACCCGAGCAGTGGGACGAGGCCCTCCAAGAGATCCAGGACCTCGATGGGGTCTCGATCCCCGGCGACGCGTGGGGCGAGGACCCCCGGATCGCCGTCAACGCGACCCTCGAAGACGCCCCCGAGCGCCAACTAGGGAAGATCCAGTTCGCGGTGATGAAGGTCATGCCCCGCGCGCGCTACATGAACGACCCCTTCGGGGGCCACCACGCGCTCAACTTCGACATCTACGGCCACTTCACCAGCCCGATCCGTCGGCTCTCGGATCTGGTGAACCACTGGATCGTCCACGAGAACGACGTCCCCGAGGACCTGCTGGGGCTCTGTGACCACGCCTCCGACCAGCAGCAGGCCGCCGAGAAGTGCGAACGCGAGTATAAGCAGTTCCTCGAAGAGGTGGGCCTCGATGCGGATGCGGTGAACAACCGGGGGATCGAGGTCGTAGAGGAGTGA
- a CDS encoding zinc ribbon domain-containing protein, with translation MRGIDAAGVYLPHYRLERDEIEGAWGRSPHASLAVPAADEDALTMGVAAAEALFEGQDIERDSVDLVCFASTTPPVEEGMCAPRLGRALDLKRGVETAEHTQSTLAGAEALARALDADGSALVVVADCPAGDPSEGWGAGAAAFLVADDAAVGVLDRAWHADEYPGVRFRERGTTAVDSLDITTDERAVVRESIANAVARLDADGFDAAALHQPDGRMPGRVVRGLPGTPETEVGTVVNGVGDAGAATLPIGLARALAHAESDDNTLAGFFGSGGAGAAFAFEGSVPVSGLDDGDLPVGESISYASALRRRGVVTDEAVAGGGAQVSLPSWRRSLDQRYRLRAGRCPDCSTLVFPPEGACPDCGSREAFEPVDLPRTGTVEAKTVVGQGGAPPEFAPLQRRGGPYGVAIVGFEADGHATLPAQLTDCDPESVAVGDEVRAVIRRIYVQEGVVRYGAKFVPR, from the coding sequence ATGCGCGGTATCGACGCGGCAGGGGTGTATCTGCCGCACTACCGGCTCGAACGCGACGAGATCGAGGGGGCGTGGGGTCGGAGTCCGCACGCGAGCCTCGCCGTCCCGGCGGCCGACGAGGACGCGCTGACGATGGGGGTCGCGGCGGCCGAAGCGCTGTTCGAAGGTCAGGATATCGAACGTGATTCGGTCGACCTCGTCTGTTTCGCGAGCACCACGCCGCCGGTCGAGGAGGGGATGTGCGCCCCGCGGCTCGGGCGCGCGCTGGACCTGAAGCGAGGGGTCGAGACCGCCGAACACACTCAGTCGACCCTCGCGGGGGCGGAGGCGCTCGCCCGCGCGCTGGACGCGGACGGATCGGCGCTGGTCGTGGTCGCCGACTGCCCGGCGGGCGACCCGTCGGAGGGCTGGGGCGCGGGTGCGGCGGCCTTTCTGGTGGCCGACGACGCCGCCGTCGGCGTGTTGGATCGGGCGTGGCACGCCGACGAGTATCCCGGCGTTCGCTTTCGCGAACGCGGAACCACCGCGGTCGACTCGCTCGACATCACGACCGACGAGCGGGCCGTCGTCAGGGAGAGCATCGCGAACGCGGTGGCGAGACTCGACGCGGACGGGTTCGACGCCGCCGCGCTCCACCAGCCAGACGGACGGATGCCGGGGCGGGTCGTCCGTGGCCTCCCCGGCACACCCGAAACCGAGGTCGGGACCGTCGTGAACGGCGTCGGGGACGCCGGTGCGGCCACCCTCCCCATCGGGCTGGCCCGCGCGCTCGCACACGCCGAGTCGGATGACAACACCCTCGCGGGCTTCTTCGGAAGCGGCGGTGCGGGAGCCGCGTTCGCCTTCGAGGGATCGGTACCTGTCTCGGGGCTCGACGACGGCGACCTCCCGGTGGGGGAGTCGATATCGTACGCGAGCGCGCTCAGGAGACGCGGCGTCGTCACGGACGAGGCGGTCGCGGGCGGCGGGGCGCAGGTCAGCCTACCGTCATGGCGGCGGAGCCTCGACCAGCGCTACCGGCTCCGCGCCGGTCGCTGTCCCGACTGTTCGACCCTCGTCTTCCCGCCCGAAGGAGCGTGTCCCGACTGCGGATCGAGGGAGGCGTTCGAGCCGGTCGACCTCCCGCGGACGGGTACTGTGGAGGCGAAGACGGTGGTCGGACAGGGCGGCGCACCGCCGGAGTTCGCCCCGCTCCAGCGCCGTGGCGGCCCCTACGGGGTCGCCATCGTCGGGTTCGAGGCCGACGGCCACGCCACGCTCCCCGCCCAGCTCACCGACTGCGACCCGGAGTCGGTGGCGGTCGGTGACGAGGTTCGAGCGGTGATCCGACGGATCTACGTTCAGGAAGGGGTCGTCCGCTACGGGGCGAAGTTCGTGCCGAGATGA
- a CDS encoding DUF2267 domain-containing protein yields the protein MDDEQFFSDVESRADLDSREEAVAAAEATLGVLGERLGSGTDALADELPANLATAVESEGDEAAGFSPDEFVDWVREAEREQGASLDVSSARLHVQAVFESLERAVGGEAWNEVRSGLPDEYERLFKAG from the coding sequence ATGGACGACGAGCAGTTCTTCAGCGATGTCGAATCGCGTGCCGACCTCGATTCGCGCGAGGAGGCGGTCGCGGCGGCCGAGGCGACCCTCGGCGTGCTCGGCGAACGGCTCGGGAGCGGGACGGACGCGCTCGCCGACGAACTACCCGCGAACCTCGCGACGGCGGTGGAGAGCGAGGGTGACGAGGCCGCCGGGTTCTCGCCCGACGAGTTCGTCGACTGGGTGCGGGAGGCCGAACGCGAACAGGGGGCGAGCCTCGACGTCTCCAGCGCCCGCCTCCACGTGCAGGCGGTTTTCGAGAGCCTCGAACGGGCGGTCGGCGGCGAGGCCTGGAACGAGGTCCGCTCAGGGCTCCCCGACGAGTACGAGCGGCTGTTCAAGGCGGGCTGA
- a CDS encoding DUF433 domain-containing protein, with protein MAEIVSTPGVLGGKPRIEGRRIGVLHVVDQIQGGRTPEEMTTQFDLTLGEVYTALAYYHEHPEEMRELREEIAEKIREHREDAIAGPEDLSEEVQSGGEPSQRP; from the coding sequence ATGGCCGAGATCGTCTCGACACCGGGAGTGCTCGGCGGGAAGCCCAGAATCGAGGGGCGACGGATCGGTGTGTTGCACGTCGTCGACCAGATCCAGGGCGGTCGGACGCCCGAGGAGATGACCACACAGTTCGACCTCACGCTCGGCGAGGTCTACACCGCGCTCGCGTACTATCACGAGCATCCGGAGGAGATGCGCGAACTCCGAGAGGAGATCGCCGAGAAGATTCGAGAACACCGAGAAGACGCAATTGCGGGACCTGAGGACTTGTCTGAAGAGGTGCAGTCCGGCGGTGAACCGTCCCAGCGTCCATGA
- a CDS encoding DUF7562 family protein — protein sequence MWGSRRGRGATVTCIACGESVQRSAAREYDKHGDRWDRDGKEFEHLCKACYRDLCHQPRDELEALVTELHETGIPSQETFVDRYGRLVEERYGTLEERER from the coding sequence ATGTGGGGTTCTCGGCGAGGACGGGGAGCGACCGTCACCTGCATCGCCTGTGGCGAGTCGGTCCAGCGATCGGCGGCGCGCGAGTACGACAAGCACGGCGATCGGTGGGACCGGGACGGCAAGGAGTTCGAACACCTCTGCAAGGCGTGCTATCGCGACCTCTGCCATCAGCCCCGCGACGAACTCGAAGCCCTCGTGACCGAACTCCACGAGACCGGCATCCCCTCCCAGGAGACGTTCGTCGACCGCTACGGGCGGCTCGTCGAGGAGCGTTACGGCACCCTCGAAGAGCGCGAACGCTGA
- a CDS encoding CehA/McbA family metallohydrolase → MDGTTVTIDPHVHSEGSYDGREPVELLLEHAADIGLDGVVVTDHDAIEESRRAAELAPEYGLLGIPGVEVSTAHGHLLAIGIETRPQRGQPLETTVERVRDLGGVAIVPHPFQRSRHGVKRRNLTDCDAIEAYNSMVFTGYRNRRAKTFADVERYPVVGGSDAHFLPNLGRAHTDIRIDLDEASLDAGSIDGGDVVDAIREGHTEIRGKRTPIHRSARQYAKGAVRKATYLTTSHMPFFPTLPTSMRDM, encoded by the coding sequence ATGGACGGGACCACGGTCACCATCGACCCCCACGTCCACTCCGAGGGGTCCTACGACGGCCGCGAACCGGTCGAACTGCTCCTCGAACACGCCGCCGACATCGGGCTCGACGGGGTCGTGGTCACCGACCACGACGCGATCGAGGAATCCCGTCGCGCGGCCGAGCTCGCACCCGAGTACGGACTTCTGGGGATCCCCGGCGTCGAGGTCTCGACCGCCCACGGCCACCTGCTGGCCATCGGGATAGAGACCCGCCCACAGCGCGGGCAGCCGCTCGAAACCACCGTCGAGCGGGTCCGCGACCTGGGTGGGGTGGCCATCGTGCCCCACCCCTTCCAGCGGAGCCGGCACGGCGTCAAGCGACGAAACCTCACCGACTGCGACGCGATCGAGGCCTACAACTCGATGGTCTTCACCGGCTATCGAAATCGCCGGGCGAAGACGTTCGCCGACGTCGAGCGCTACCCCGTCGTCGGCGGGAGCGACGCCCACTTCCTCCCGAACCTCGGGCGGGCGCACACCGACATCCGCATCGATCTGGACGAGGCGTCGCTGGATGCGGGTTCCATCGACGGCGGGGACGTCGTCGACGCCATCCGGGAGGGCCACACCGAGATCCGGGGCAAACGAACCCCCATCCACCGGAGCGCGCGCCAGTACGCGAAGGGCGCAGTGCGGAAGGCGACTTATCTCACCACGTCACACATGCCGTTCTTCCCGACGCTACCGACCTCGATGCGGGATATGTGA
- a CDS encoding ArsA family ATPase: MARFTFFGGKGGVGKTTVSAAFGVRSANAGDETLLVSTDPAHSTSDVFGQSFEDTPTQVTGYDGLSAMEIDPDTEVEAHLQGIREQMAEQVSQVVVNEIDRQIEMAHNTPGAYEAALFDRLIHVMRAESEPFDRVVFDTAPTGGTLRLLSLPEFLGDWVDRLVEKRQQSLDRYEMAAIGDNEPRVDAKTDPIIARLRERKERFAFAGRTLREDAVFYLVCNPDELSVAETRRAVEHLQDHDLAVAGLVVNKLTPEPDPEEDGTGARYLRERCARERERVEEVETTFSVPVVARIAARSGEITPDVLDEVAAELAVRPPSP, encoded by the coding sequence ATGGCGAGGTTCACCTTCTTCGGCGGCAAGGGCGGCGTCGGCAAGACCACCGTCTCGGCCGCCTTCGGGGTCCGGTCGGCGAACGCCGGCGACGAGACCCTCCTGGTCTCGACCGACCCCGCCCACAGCACGAGCGACGTCTTCGGTCAATCGTTCGAGGACACCCCGACCCAAGTCACGGGCTACGACGGCCTCTCGGCGATGGAGATCGACCCCGACACCGAGGTCGAGGCCCACCTCCAGGGGATCCGTGAGCAGATGGCCGAACAGGTCTCCCAGGTGGTCGTCAACGAGATCGACCGCCAGATCGAGATGGCCCACAACACGCCGGGGGCCTACGAGGCGGCGCTGTTCGACCGCCTGATCCACGTGATGCGCGCCGAGAGCGAGCCGTTCGACCGGGTGGTCTTCGACACCGCCCCCACCGGCGGCACGCTCCGCTTGCTCTCGCTTCCGGAGTTCCTCGGCGACTGGGTCGACCGGCTCGTCGAGAAGCGCCAGCAGAGCCTCGACCGGTACGAGATGGCCGCCATCGGCGACAACGAACCCCGCGTCGACGCGAAAACCGACCCGATCATCGCACGCCTCCGCGAGCGAAAGGAGCGGTTCGCGTTCGCGGGCCGTACACTCCGCGAGGACGCCGTCTTCTACCTCGTCTGCAACCCCGACGAGCTCTCAGTGGCCGAGACCCGGCGGGCCGTCGAGCACCTCCAGGACCACGACCTCGCGGTCGCGGGCCTCGTCGTGAACAAGCTCACCCCCGAACCGGACCCCGAGGAGGACGGCACCGGCGCGCGCTACCTCCGCGAGCGATGTGCGCGCGAGCGCGAGCGGGTCGAGGAGGTCGAGACCACGTTCTCGGTGCCCGTCGTCGCCCGGATCGCCGCCCGCAGCGGCGAGATAACCCCCGACGTGCTCGACGAGGTCGCGGCCGAACTCGCGGTTCGCCCCCCGTCGCCCTGA
- a CDS encoding SDR family oxidoreductase, with amino-acid sequence MPDDQRLDGKAAVITGASSGIGNETAHALAREGANVVLAARREERLQELAGSIEAEYGTEALVAPTDVTDESAVEALVDGAVEAFGGLDVVVNNAGLGRGSGVEGLSTEDYRTMMDVNVDGCFFTTRAALPHLRETEGNLVFIGSFAGQYPRPSNPVYAATKWWLRGFALSVSAAVGDDGIAVSVVNPSEVRTEFGGEESFEERFEEGEVTEPDEIAAAVAFAAGQDRSMVSELDLYRRDKLSEF; translated from the coding sequence ATGCCAGACGACCAGCGACTCGACGGGAAAGCGGCCGTGATAACCGGTGCGAGCTCCGGGATCGGGAACGAGACCGCCCACGCGCTCGCCCGCGAGGGTGCCAACGTCGTGCTCGCCGCCCGCCGGGAGGAGCGCCTCCAGGAGCTCGCCGGGAGCATCGAGGCGGAGTACGGCACCGAGGCGCTCGTGGCCCCGACCGACGTCACCGACGAGAGCGCGGTCGAAGCGCTCGTGGATGGAGCGGTCGAGGCGTTCGGCGGGCTCGACGTCGTGGTCAACAACGCGGGGCTCGGTCGTGGCTCCGGCGTCGAGGGGCTCTCGACCGAGGACTACCGGACGATGATGGACGTGAACGTCGACGGTTGTTTCTTCACGACGCGGGCCGCCCTGCCACACCTCAGGGAGACCGAGGGAAACCTGGTCTTCATCGGGAGCTTCGCGGGGCAGTACCCCCGCCCGTCGAACCCGGTCTACGCCGCGACGAAGTGGTGGCTCCGGGGGTTCGCGCTCAGCGTCTCGGCGGCGGTCGGCGATGATGGGATAGCGGTCTCCGTGGTCAACCCCTCCGAGGTTCGGACGGAGTTCGGCGGCGAGGAGAGCTTCGAGGAACGGTTCGAGGAGGGCGAGGTCACCGAGCCCGACGAGATCGCGGCGGCGGTGGCGTTCGCCGCCGGGCAGGACCGCTCGATGGTGAGCGAACTCGACCTCTACCGGCGCGACAAGCTCAGCGAGTTCTGA
- a CDS encoding carbon starvation protein A, whose protein sequence is MVALIWLVVGILVLFSIGYLGYSRYLASFVGLDADAETPAHKYEDGQEYVPAKKPVLLGHHYSSIAGGAPIVGPITAGLLWGWLPAVLWIAIGNPLMGAVHDFVSLSGSLRHEGRSIGSIIGEYIGDEGKNLLLWFAFLTIILVVAVFAFVVALVFQEYPSAATASLLYITLALVFGVYLYQLDLPFIPGTVVFVILVFASVFVGIEYPIQLSQGQWVPIVLVYAFIASVLPVWTLLQPRDYLSSFLLYAGVGGALIAIIVGTVFGTADQALVTNIPAFTSFGGNSALGAASPLFPMLFVTIACGTISGFHSLVSSGTTSKQLNKETDARLIGYGGMLGEGLLAIVALSAVAVVGVTAGDATGGVGLALPKFATGGGIFLSSLGIPTSFGAPFMALVMVSFLLTSTDTALRLGRYMFEEIVGTPDNTAEEVASNRYANSLFQCVVAYVLIASGTWTPLWQLFGSANQLLAALALLTATVWLANWDESKQLISTGVPMAVMSVITVCALVYLEYYQNLYQGLILGNAETAAWSLVLQIVIGTALMFLALALLRLGIGNIRSTRGGTATATDGGTDE, encoded by the coding sequence ATGGTCGCACTCATCTGGCTGGTGGTCGGTATCCTCGTCCTGTTCAGTATCGGCTACCTCGGCTACTCGCGCTACCTCGCGTCGTTCGTCGGGCTCGATGCGGACGCCGAGACGCCGGCCCACAAGTACGAGGACGGACAGGAGTACGTCCCGGCGAAGAAGCCGGTGCTCCTCGGCCACCACTACTCGAGCATCGCGGGCGGCGCGCCGATCGTGGGCCCGATCACGGCGGGGCTGCTGTGGGGGTGGCTTCCAGCCGTGCTCTGGATCGCGATCGGCAACCCGCTGATGGGGGCGGTCCACGACTTCGTCTCCCTCAGCGGCAGTCTCCGGCACGAGGGCCGCTCGATCGGCTCGATCATCGGCGAGTACATCGGTGACGAGGGCAAGAACCTCCTGCTCTGGTTCGCCTTCCTCACCATCATCCTCGTGGTCGCGGTGTTCGCGTTCGTCGTGGCGTTGGTCTTCCAGGAGTACCCGAGCGCGGCGACCGCGAGCCTGCTCTACATCACGCTCGCGCTGGTCTTCGGGGTCTACCTCTACCAGCTCGACCTCCCCTTCATCCCCGGTACCGTCGTCTTCGTGATCCTCGTCTTCGCAAGCGTCTTCGTCGGGATCGAGTACCCGATCCAGCTCTCACAGGGCCAGTGGGTTCCGATCGTGCTGGTCTACGCCTTCATCGCGAGCGTCCTCCCGGTCTGGACGCTGCTCCAGCCCCGTGACTACCTCTCGTCGTTCCTGCTGTACGCGGGGGTCGGCGGCGCGCTGATCGCCATCATCGTCGGCACGGTGTTCGGCACCGCGGACCAGGCGCTCGTGACCAACATCCCGGCCTTCACGAGCTTCGGCGGCAACAGCGCTCTCGGCGCGGCCAGCCCGCTGTTCCCGATGCTGTTCGTCACCATCGCGTGCGGGACGATCAGCGGCTTCCACTCGCTGGTCTCCTCGGGCACCACGTCGAAACAGCTCAACAAGGAGACCGACGCCCGGCTGATCGGCTACGGGGGCATGCTCGGCGAGGGTCTGCTCGCCATCGTCGCGCTCTCGGCGGTCGCCGTCGTGGGCGTCACCGCGGGCGACGCCACCGGCGGGGTCGGCCTCGCGCTCCCGAAGTTCGCCACCGGCGGCGGGATCTTCCTCTCCAGCCTCGGCATCCCGACCTCCTTCGGCGCGCCGTTCATGGCGCTCGTGATGGTGAGTTTCCTGCTCACCTCGACCGACACCGCGCTCCGCTTGGGCCGGTACATGTTCGAGGAGATCGTCGGGACACCCGACAACACCGCCGAGGAGGTCGCCTCGAACCGCTACGCCAACAGCCTCTTCCAGTGCGTCGTCGCCTACGTCCTGATCGCCTCGGGCACCTGGACGCCGCTCTGGCAGCTCTTCGGCAGCGCGAACCAGCTCCTCGCCGCGCTCGCGCTCCTGACCGCGACGGTCTGGCTCGCGAACTGGGACGAGAGCAAACAGCTCATCAGTACCGGCGTCCCGATGGCGGTGATGTCGGTCATCACCGTCTGCGCGCTGGTCTACCTCGAATACTACCAGAACCTCTATCAGGGATTGATCCTCGGCAACGCCGAGACCGCGGCGTGGTCGTTGGTCCTCCAGATCGTGATCGGGACGGCCCTCATGTTCCTGGCGCTCGCGCTCCTCAGACTCGGCATCGGCAACATCCGGAGTACGCGCGGGGGAACGGCGACCGCCACCGACGGCGGCACGGACGAGTAG